A single window of Acinetobacter wuhouensis DNA harbors:
- a CDS encoding YchJ family protein, producing MSNLVCPCGSELYSECCQALHLGQKKAETAAQLMRSRYSAFAKQEIDYIVKTTALGQQQALDAKAIADWSKANQWLKLEVVQAQEKLDKNHAQVEFKAHYSALDGADQSLQIHHEVSHFVKFDNTWFFLDPTTDQQITMKQPCICGSGKKFKQCCAQYL from the coding sequence ATGTCTAATCTTGTTTGCCCCTGTGGTTCTGAACTTTATAGCGAATGTTGCCAAGCTCTACATTTAGGTCAGAAAAAAGCTGAAACAGCAGCACAATTGATGCGTTCACGTTATAGTGCATTTGCCAAACAAGAGATTGATTATATTGTCAAAACGACTGCGCTTGGGCAGCAACAAGCTTTGGATGCCAAAGCCATTGCAGATTGGAGTAAAGCCAATCAGTGGTTAAAGCTTGAAGTTGTACAAGCCCAAGAAAAACTCGATAAAAACCATGCTCAAGTTGAATTTAAAGCACATTATTCAGCCTTGGATGGAGCAGATCAATCTCTACAAATTCATCATGAAGTTTCACATTTTGTAAAATTTGATAATACGTGGTTTTTCCTAGATCCAACCACAGATCAGCAGATCACGATGAAACAACCGTGTATTTGTGGTTCAGGTAAAAAATTTAAGCAATGTTGCGCACAATATCTGTAA
- a CDS encoding SIMPL domain-containing protein produces the protein MENKTITSKSLWVFAFILSLGFVISAAVIGYALKQSNRSQNSISVKGLSEKPIKADSARWEINVQTPTASNSIPEAYQLLDQNLKTLQAFFVEQGFKATDLQQGNKSSQAYYEEVQDEEGKTRREFRGYIAMQSIVISSRDIQKIEKAAKNAYLLDEKGLSIEQKPEYLVSNLEEIKMSLIANATKNAHSRANEFAKVGGVKVGTMRSASQGAFYILPESGSDDDSDYGGAYDKATINKIARVVVTINYAID, from the coding sequence ATGGAAAATAAAACCATTACATCTAAAAGCTTATGGGTATTTGCATTCATTCTCAGTCTAGGCTTTGTGATCTCTGCTGCTGTGATCGGTTATGCCTTAAAGCAATCCAATCGTTCACAAAACTCGATCAGTGTAAAAGGTCTTTCCGAAAAACCAATCAAAGCGGATTCGGCACGTTGGGAAATTAACGTTCAAACACCTACGGCTTCAAATAGTATTCCTGAAGCTTATCAATTGCTTGATCAAAATCTTAAAACACTACAGGCTTTTTTTGTAGAGCAAGGCTTTAAAGCCACTGACTTACAACAAGGCAATAAAAGCTCTCAAGCCTATTATGAAGAAGTACAAGATGAGGAAGGTAAGACTCGACGTGAGTTTCGTGGTTATATCGCGATGCAATCTATTGTAATCAGTAGTCGTGATATTCAAAAAATAGAAAAAGCCGCAAAAAATGCGTATTTACTCGATGAAAAAGGTCTTTCGATTGAGCAAAAACCTGAATATCTGGTGTCTAATTTAGAAGAAATTAAAATGTCGTTGATTGCCAATGCAACCAAGAATGCACATAGCCGTGCCAATGAATTTGCCAAAGTTGGTGGTGTAAAAGTCGGTACAATGCGCTCAGCAAGTCAAGGCGCTTTCTATATCTTGCCTGAAAGTGGTTCTGATGATGACAGTGACTATGGTGGTGCTTATGACAAAGCAACCATTAATAAAATCGCGCGTGTTGTTGTGACCATTAACTATGCAATTGATTGA
- a CDS encoding TerC family protein, translated as MILEWMSDPSAWVGLATLVVLEIVLGIDNLVFIAILAEKLPPEQRDKARIIGLLLALCMRMVLLASIAWVITLTAPLFHIMDHPFSGRDLILLFGGVFLLFKGTMELHERLEGAQAVKEENPVHAAFWMVIVQIVVLDAVFSLDSVITAVGMVKHLSVMMIAVVIAVGIMLWASKALMDFVNKHPTVVILCLGFLMMIGFSLIVEGFGYHIPKGYLYAAIGFSVLIEFMNQTMRKNQEKMVTTTDLRFRTASAVLKMLGGKSADNQSGKVDDVIATQALADEMFDDENGAYHSVMVQGVLGLSERPVKSVMTPRPELEWLDLDEDEATIKENLMEMSHSRLILARGELDNIEGIVLTHKVLNDYIETGVLDFKKHLREPVIVHENAQVLMVMEQLRQAPLQMAIVLNEYGSIEGIATPIDVLEAIAGEFPDEDELEAAAESLEDGSLMLEGSTDIRHVSLLLGRDLVNDSEEYSTLSGYLLFHLGRLPENGSKLQADGYEFEVVTMDGHKIEKVHIKALEQSEDD; from the coding sequence ATGATTCTTGAATGGATGTCTGATCCTTCTGCATGGGTCGGTCTTGCGACACTGGTTGTACTGGAAATTGTTTTAGGTATAGATAACCTTGTTTTTATTGCAATTCTTGCAGAAAAACTTCCACCTGAACAACGTGATAAAGCACGTATCATTGGGCTATTACTCGCCTTATGTATGCGGATGGTGTTACTTGCCTCAATTGCGTGGGTGATCACGCTTACCGCACCCTTGTTCCATATTATGGATCATCCATTTTCAGGGCGAGATTTGATCCTGCTGTTTGGTGGTGTATTCCTATTGTTTAAAGGGACAATGGAATTGCATGAGCGCCTTGAAGGTGCGCAAGCCGTCAAAGAAGAAAATCCTGTCCATGCTGCGTTTTGGATGGTGATCGTCCAAATTGTAGTCTTAGATGCCGTATTCTCTTTGGATAGTGTGATCACTGCTGTGGGAATGGTGAAACACCTTTCAGTCATGATGATTGCAGTTGTGATTGCCGTCGGGATCATGCTGTGGGCATCCAAAGCCTTGATGGATTTTGTTAATAAACATCCGACTGTGGTGATTCTGTGTCTTGGTTTCTTGATGATGATCGGTTTCTCGCTCATCGTGGAAGGTTTTGGTTATCACATTCCAAAAGGCTATTTATATGCAGCAATTGGTTTCTCGGTGCTGATCGAGTTTATGAACCAAACCATGCGTAAAAACCAAGAGAAAATGGTCACTACTACAGACTTACGTTTTCGTACTGCCTCGGCTGTTTTGAAAATGCTCGGTGGTAAATCTGCTGACAATCAAAGTGGTAAAGTGGATGATGTGATCGCAACGCAAGCGCTTGCAGATGAAATGTTTGACGATGAAAATGGTGCATATCACAGTGTCATGGTACAAGGTGTTCTTGGTTTATCTGAACGCCCTGTAAAATCTGTGATGACCCCACGCCCTGAATTGGAATGGCTAGACTTAGATGAAGATGAAGCAACCATTAAAGAAAATTTAATGGAGATGTCACATTCACGTTTAATTCTGGCGCGTGGTGAATTGGACAATATTGAAGGGATTGTTTTAACTCATAAAGTGTTGAATGATTATATTGAAACGGGTGTTTTAGATTTTAAAAAGCATTTACGTGAGCCAGTAATCGTCCATGAAAATGCACAAGTGTTGATGGTGATGGAACAGCTTCGCCAAGCACCGTTGCAAATGGCAATTGTCCTGAATGAATATGGTTCGATTGAAGGGATTGCAACACCGATTGATGTGCTTGAAGCGATTGCAGGGGAGTTCCCTGATGAAGATGAACTCGAAGCTGCTGCGGAAAGCCTTGAAGATGGTTCATTGATGCTTGAAGGCTCAACGGATATTCGTCATGTTTCATTGCTTTTAGGTCGTGATTTAGTCAATGATTCTGAAGAATATTCAACACTTTCAGGTTACTTGTTATTCCATTTAGGTCGTTTACCTGAAAATGGCTCTAAACTTCAAGCAGATGGTTATGAGTTTGAAGTGGTGACAATGGACGGTCATAAGATTGAGAAGGTGCATATCAAGGCATTGGAACAGTCGGAAGACGATTAA
- a CDS encoding LOG family protein: protein MNSVLPVMKNEMLELDQPTRKATQCLIALYCGSRFGNKPIYKDTAIDLAKGIAEHGFGIVYGGASIGLMGQVADTVTEHGGEVVGVIPEFMLDYEIAHKQLTELHIVQSMHERKAMMAERASAFVALPGGFGTFEEILEIATWGQLNQHQKPMMLYNVNGFYDHLIAQLDHAVEEGFLPPQHRAKLIVCNNANQIYNAIKNLEAPKHFIV from the coding sequence ATGAATAGCGTACTCCCTGTAATGAAAAATGAAATGCTTGAATTAGATCAACCCACTCGTAAAGCAACGCAATGCCTCATCGCACTATATTGTGGCTCCCGCTTTGGCAATAAACCGATTTATAAAGACACAGCAATAGATTTGGCGAAAGGTATCGCAGAACATGGTTTTGGCATCGTCTATGGTGGTGCAAGCATTGGCTTAATGGGTCAAGTTGCTGACACAGTGACGGAACACGGTGGTGAAGTGGTCGGGGTAATTCCAGAATTTATGCTGGACTATGAAATCGCACATAAACAATTGACTGAACTACACATTGTACAAAGTATGCATGAGCGCAAAGCCATGATGGCAGAGCGTGCCAGTGCATTTGTCGCCTTACCTGGTGGATTTGGAACTTTTGAGGAAATCTTAGAAATCGCGACATGGGGACAACTGAATCAGCACCAAAAACCGATGATGCTTTACAATGTAAATGGTTTCTATGATCACTTAATTGCACAACTCGATCATGCAGTGGAAGAGGGTTTTTTACCGCCTCAGCATCGCGCGAAATTGATTGTTTGTAACAATGCCAATCAAATTTACAATGCGATTAAAAACTTAGAAGCACCGAAACATTTTATTGTATAA
- a CDS encoding GlpM family protein, with translation MLSLFLKCVIGAAVVLLISILSKSKAFYIAGLVPLFPTFALIAHVIVSQEKGGDALKQTALFGLWSLIPYFIYLLVVYLLATKLSMWSCLGVATLCWIVAAAGLIYGWQMFHN, from the coding sequence ATGCTGTCTTTGTTTTTGAAATGTGTCATCGGCGCAGCAGTGGTTTTGTTGATTTCGATTCTTTCTAAAAGTAAGGCATTTTATATTGCAGGTTTAGTCCCGTTATTTCCAACTTTTGCCTTGATTGCCCATGTGATTGTATCGCAAGAGAAGGGTGGAGATGCATTAAAGCAAACGGCATTGTTTGGCTTATGGTCACTGATTCCCTATTTTATTTATTTACTTGTGGTCTATTTACTCGCAACAAAATTGTCGATGTGGTCTTGTCTTGGCGTTGCAACACTATGTTGGATCGTGGCTGCAGCAGGTTTGATTTATGGTTGGCAGATGTTTCACAATTAA